The genomic DNA GAGCGCGCCACGGCGCGTTCGAGGATTCTTCCGAGTGAATGAGAGGGTGGGTCAGGACCCGGCGGCGGAGGACCCGTTGCGCGCCGGCTTCGACGAGGCCGCGATCGGCCTCGCCGTGCTGTCGGCGGACGAGGCGGGGATCGTCGCCGCCAACCGGGCCCTGCACGATCTCGCCGGCTGGCCGCCCGGCACCCTGCCCGGGCGCGCGGCCGCCGAACTCCTGGGCGAGGGGCCGGAGGGGCTCCGGGACGGTCTCCAGGTCTGGCGCCGGGCGGATGGCACGCCCCTCGACGTGCGGGTCCGGCGCGCGGGCCGGACCCTGGCGGTCGAGACGGTCGACGTGGACGCGGCGGCCCATTCCGAGGCGAACCGCGAGGCCCTCGCGGCCGCCGGGCTCGGGGAATGGCGCTGGGACCGCGCGACCGGCCTCCTCACCCTGTCGCGCCGCGCCGCCCGCATCCTCGGGCGCCCGCCGGGCCGTTCCGTCTCGTGGGAGGAGCTGAAGACCGGCCTGTCGCCGGCGGAGCTCGCGCGCCTGAGCGCACTGATCGCCGAGGCCGACGGGACCGACGAGCCCTACCAGTTCGACACGGCCACGACGGTGGCCGGGCGGACCGTGATCCTGCGGGTGCGGGGGCAGGCCGTGCCGGGCCCCGACGGCGCGCCGATCGGCATGGTCGGCGTCCTCCAGGACATCACCACGCGGGTCGAGGCCCGGGACGAGATCCTGTCCCGCGACCAGCGCCTGCGGGTCGCCACCACGGTCGCCCGGCTCGGCATCTTCGAGTGGCACATGCTCGAGGACCAGGCGATCTGGGAGAACGAGCACATGTACGAGATCTTCGGGCACGCGCCCGAGGACGGGACGATCGGCAAGACCGAGTTTCTCAACGACATCCTCCACCCGGACGACCGCCCCGCGGTCCGGCGGGCGATCTCCCAGGCGCTGCGGGAGGACGGGGACCTGCACATCAGCGGCCGGATCCGGCGCAAGTCCGACGGCGTGTGGCGCACGATCGACATGGCCGGCCGGTTCGAGCGCGACGCCCCCGGCCGCCTGCCGCGCCGCCTGATCGGCGTCGTCGCGGACGTGACCGACCGCCGGGTCGCGGAGGAGCGCCAGAGCCTGCTGATCCGCGAGCTGCACCACCGGGTCAAGAACACGCTGGCGACCGTCCAGGCCATCGTGGGCTCCACCGCGCGGACGGCGTCCAGCATCGAGAGCTTCTACGAGGCCTTCGTCGGGCGGATCAAATCCCTGGCGCACACGCACTCGGTGCTCACCGAGGACACGTGGCAGACGGCGTCGATCGCCAATCTCCTGCGCAACGAGCTGAAGCCCTACGCGGAGGTGGCGCCGGACGGCGCCGCCGAGGGGCGCATCAGCCTCGACGGGCCGGCGATCGACCTGCCCTCCGAGATCGCGGTGCCGATCGGCATGGCGATCCACGAGCTCACCACCAACGCGGCGAAGTACGGGGCCCTGTCGAACCGCACCGGCCGGGTGGCGGTGGAATGGTCCCTGGAGCCCGGCGGCCCGGCCGGGATCCTGCGGTTCTCCTGGCGCGAGACCGGCGGGCCGCCGGTCGCGCCGCCGAGCCGCCAGGGCTTCGGCTCGCGCCTGCTGCAGCGGGTCCTGATCACCCAGGTCCAGGCCGAGGTGACCACCGACTACGCCCCCGGGGGCTTCTCCCTGACCATGCGGGCCCCGATCCCGCCGCGCAACGACAGCCTCAACCCGCTGGTGTGACGCCGCGGCCGTCCCCGGGGCGGGTTCACGCCGCGCCGCGGGTTCCGGACTCGCCGCCGCCGTCAACGAAGGCTTTCAGCTCGTCGAGGGACGCGAAGGTGAAGCGGCCCTGCGGCGTCTCCGCCTCGATCGAGCCGTCCTCGAACATCACGTAGGTGTTGCCGCCGGAGGCGTAGCGCCCCACGACGGTGCGTGGGGCGGCCGGCGGGGCCGGCTCGGGCTCGGGGGGCGTGTCGAGGCTCGGGCGCAGGGCCGGCGCCTCGTCCGCGGCTGCCTTCTCGGGCTCTTCCCGCAGCGGCGGCTCGGGGGCGGCGAACAGGTCGTCCTCGGGCGCGATCGCGCGCTCGGTCGGCGCGTCCGGCTCGGGGCGGCGGTCCGCCTCCGGGACGCGGACGGGCGGGACCGCGTGCGCCGGCTCGGCCGGAACCGGCTTCGGCGCTTCGACCGCGCCGGGTTCCGAGAAGGGGGCGCGGGCCTCGTCGGCCCGGAGCTCCAGGCTCGGCTCGATCCGGGGCCGCTCGGGATCGAAGGACGGCTCGACCACCGACGGCACGATGAAGGCGGGCGCCGCCGGCAGGACCGGCGGCAGCCGGGTCCGGCCCTCGTCGACGGGGGCCGGTGCCGATCCCAGTGCCGGCGCCGCGGCGGGGGCCGGCCGCGCGCCGGCCGCCGGGGCGCGCCCGAGCGCGCGCTCCACCCGCCGGAACCCGAGCGCCACGACGCCGAGGCCGAGCAGCACCGCGCCCGACGAGGCCGCGACCGATCCCGCGATCACCATCGCGAGCCCGCTCTCCAGACGCACGTACGGGAAGCCCTGGATCACGGCGGCGCAGCCCCCGATGATCATGGCGGCGGCGAGCGCGAACAGCGCAGCGATCATGGTACTCTCTGACACGGGCCGGCTGACGGCCGGCGCTCAAGGCGTGCCGCACAGTAAGGCCTAGCCGTCATATTGCAAAACTCGGGACCGAGATGCCGGGGAAACCGGAATAGTCCGGATCTGCGCCGGCTATCTCCGGGTCGGCCGAGCCGCCGCGTGCCGGCGATCTGCGGAACTTCCCGCGCCGCCGTGGCGGAACGGCGTTGCCGTCCCGCGGCCACCGACTTACCTAGCGGGCTCTCGACTCGGGAGCCCCCGCCGGGGACGAGGCCGCCCCCTGCTAAGCGGAGATAGACGCGATGACCTTCACCCTGCCGGAACTGCCCTACGCCTACGACGCGCTGGGGCCGTACATGTCGAAGGAGACCCTCGAGTTCCACCACGACAAGCACCACAAGGCCTACGTCGACACGGGCAACAAGCTGCTTGAGGGCACGGATCTCCAGGGCAAGAGCGTCGAGGAGATCGTCAAGGCCGCCTACAACACGAATCAGCCGCTCTTCAACAACGCCGGCCAGCACTACAACCACATCCACTTCTGGCAGTGGATGAAGCCGAACGGCGGCGGCGCGATCCCGGGCGCGCTGGCCAAGAAGATCGACGAGGATCTCGGCGGCGCCGAGAAGTTCAAGGCGGACTTCATCCAGGCGGGCGTCGGCCAGTTCGGCTCGGGCTGGGCGTGGCTCGCCGTCAAGGACGGCAAGCTCGCGATCATGAAGACCCCGAACGGCGAGAACCCGCTGGTCCACGGCGCCAAGCCGATCCTCGGCGTCGACGTGTGGGAGCACTCCTACTACATCGACTACCGCAACCGCCGTCCCGACTACCTGAAGGCGTTCATCGAGAACCTCGTGAACTGGGAGCACGTGGAGAAGATGTACGCCGAGGCGACCCGCTGAGGCGTATCGCCGGTGCCGCGGATCCTGTGTCCGCGGCACCCTTGAGGTGGCGCACGAAACCGGCTCTTGATGCGCGCGACGCCGGCTGACCCGGTGCAGATGGGGCCGGCCATTTCCTCTCGATCGACACGCGCGACGCTTCGACCGTGCTCCCGCCCGCCCCCGTTGCGGGGGGAGGTGGTGGGCGAGCGCCCCAACCCATGATCCGCTCGATCCTGTCGGTCGGCGGCTGGACCCTGGTCTCCCGCGTCACCGGCTTCGCCCGCGACGTGGTCATGGCCGCCGTGATGGGCGCCGGGCCGCTGGCGGACGCCTTCGTGGTCGCCTTCCGGCTCCCGAACCATTTCCGCGCGATCTTCGGCGAGGGCGCGTTCAACACCGCCTTCGTGCCGGCCTATGCCGGGCTCGCGGAGGCCGGCGAGCCCGGGGCGGCGCACCGCTTCGCCGACCGCGTCTTCACCCTGATGCTGATCGTGCAGCTCGTGCTGCTCAATCTCGCCCTGCCGGCCATGCCCTGGGTGGTCCACGCCCTGGCGCCGGGCTTCGCGGAGGACGGCGAGCGCTTCCAGCTCGCCGTGGCGCTGACCCGCATCACCTTCCCGTACCTGCTGTTCATGACGCTGGTGACGCTGCTGTCGGGCATCCTGAACGCCCACCGGCACTTCGCCGTGG from Methylobacterium oryzae includes the following:
- a CDS encoding superoxide dismutase codes for the protein MTFTLPELPYAYDALGPYMSKETLEFHHDKHHKAYVDTGNKLLEGTDLQGKSVEEIVKAAYNTNQPLFNNAGQHYNHIHFWQWMKPNGGGAIPGALAKKIDEDLGGAEKFKADFIQAGVGQFGSGWAWLAVKDGKLAIMKTPNGENPLVHGAKPILGVDVWEHSYYIDYRNRRPDYLKAFIENLVNWEHVEKMYAEATR
- a CDS encoding sensor histidine kinase; the encoded protein is MNERVGQDPAAEDPLRAGFDEAAIGLAVLSADEAGIVAANRALHDLAGWPPGTLPGRAAAELLGEGPEGLRDGLQVWRRADGTPLDVRVRRAGRTLAVETVDVDAAAHSEANREALAAAGLGEWRWDRATGLLTLSRRAARILGRPPGRSVSWEELKTGLSPAELARLSALIAEADGTDEPYQFDTATTVAGRTVILRVRGQAVPGPDGAPIGMVGVLQDITTRVEARDEILSRDQRLRVATTVARLGIFEWHMLEDQAIWENEHMYEIFGHAPEDGTIGKTEFLNDILHPDDRPAVRRAISQALREDGDLHISGRIRRKSDGVWRTIDMAGRFERDAPGRLPRRLIGVVADVTDRRVAEERQSLLIRELHHRVKNTLATVQAIVGSTARTASSIESFYEAFVGRIKSLAHTHSVLTEDTWQTASIANLLRNELKPYAEVAPDGAAEGRISLDGPAIDLPSEIAVPIGMAIHELTTNAAKYGALSNRTGRVAVEWSLEPGGPAGILRFSWRETGGPPVAPPSRQGFGSRLLQRVLITQVQAEVTTDYAPGGFSLTMRAPIPPRNDSLNPLV